From Pseudoleptotrichia goodfellowii, a single genomic window includes:
- a CDS encoding 6-phospho-alpha-glucosidase, translating into MKKFSIVVAGGGSTFTPGIVLMLLENLDKFPIRQIKFYDNDKERQEIIAKACEILIKEKAPDINFVYTVDPEEAFTDIDFVMAHIRVGKYAMREKDEKIPLKHGVLGQETCGPGGISYGMRSIGGVLEIVDYMEKYSPDAWMLNYSNPAAIVAEATRKLRPNSKILNICDMPIGIEIRMAEMLGLKSRKEMFIRYFGLNHFGWWTDIRDKEGNDLMPALREKVARVGYNVEIEGENVEASWSETFTKAKDVYALDPATMPNTYLKYYYFPDYVVAHSNPNHTRANEVMEGREKFVFGECKAIAEKGSSEGTKLHVDDHASYIVDLARAIAYNTHERMLLIVENDGAVSNFDSTAMVEVPCIVGSNGPERICQGKIPQFQKGLMEQQVSVEKLTVEAWIEGSYQKLWQAITLSRTVPSASVAKLILDDLIEANKGYWPELK; encoded by the coding sequence ATGAAAAAATTTTCAATTGTAGTAGCAGGAGGAGGAAGTACATTTACACCGGGAATAGTATTGATGTTACTGGAGAATTTGGATAAATTTCCGATAAGACAAATTAAATTTTATGACAATGATAAAGAAAGACAGGAAATTATAGCAAAAGCTTGTGAAATATTGATAAAAGAAAAAGCTCCCGATATTAATTTTGTTTATACTGTTGATCCTGAAGAAGCATTTACAGATATTGACTTTGTTATGGCACATATAAGAGTAGGAAAATATGCTATGAGAGAAAAAGATGAGAAAATACCGTTGAAACACGGTGTGCTTGGTCAAGAAACATGTGGACCGGGAGGGATTTCTTATGGAATGAGATCTATAGGAGGGGTATTGGAAATAGTAGATTATATGGAAAAATATTCTCCTGATGCTTGGATGCTGAATTATTCAAATCCTGCAGCAATAGTTGCGGAAGCTACAAGAAAACTGAGACCCAACTCTAAAATATTAAATATTTGTGATATGCCTATAGGTATTGAGATAAGAATGGCTGAAATGTTAGGCTTAAAATCAAGAAAAGAAATGTTTATAAGATATTTCGGATTAAACCATTTTGGATGGTGGACTGATATAAGAGATAAAGAAGGAAACGATTTGATGCCTGCACTTAGAGAAAAAGTTGCAAGAGTAGGATATAATGTAGAAATAGAGGGAGAAAATGTAGAAGCGAGCTGGAGCGAAACATTTACAAAAGCAAAAGATGTTTATGCACTTGATCCTGCTACAATGCCTAATACATATTTAAAATATTACTATTTCCCTGATTATGTGGTTGCTCATTCCAATCCTAATCATACAAGAGCAAATGAAGTAATGGAAGGAAGAGAAAAATTTGTATTCGGTGAATGTAAAGCAATAGCTGAAAAAGGGAGTTCCGAAGGAACAAAACTGCATGTAGATGACCATGCATCATACATAGTGGACTTGGCGAGAGCAATAGCATATAACACTCATGAAAGAATGCTTTTGATAGTAGAAAATGACGGAGCTGTTTCCAACTTTGATTCTACCGCAATGGTTGAAGTTCCTTGTATAGTAGGATCAAACGGACCTGAAAGAATATGTCAGGGAAAAATCCCTCAATTCCAAAAAGGATTGATGGAACAGCAAGTTTCTGTGGAAAAATTGACAGTAGAAGCTTGGATAGAAGGTTCTTATCAAAAATTATGGCAGGCAATCACTCTCTCAAGAACAGTACCTAGTGCATCTGTTGCTAAATTGATACTTGATGATTTAATAGAAGCTAATAAAGGATACTGGCCTGAATTGAAATAA
- a CDS encoding DUF7916 family protein produces the protein MKITEMEMKIMSKRLLNCFASDFKKMTKEELINAIKASEGRTVLSENVADRRTVTGDVTNSELARAFGADLILLNGLDVYNPVIASLPESDEPIKLLKKLTGRPVGLNLEPVDLNADMLENLEIIPEGRMCSEKTLKKASEMGFDFVCLTGNPGTGVTNKETVNGIKLAKKYFDGMIIAGKMHGAGVNERIVNLDVIKQFLESGADVIMLPAVGTIPGFTHDEMIEAVKYIKENGGLVMSAIGTSQESSTRETIREIAILNKIAGVDIQHIGDAGYAGVAPYENIMELSIAIRGVRHTIRMIAASNDR, from the coding sequence ATGAAAATAACAGAAATGGAGATGAAAATAATGTCGAAAAGATTACTTAACTGCTTTGCAAGCGATTTTAAAAAAATGACGAAAGAAGAGTTAATAAATGCTATTAAAGCAAGCGAAGGAAGAACAGTATTATCGGAAAATGTTGCCGACAGAAGAACAGTTACAGGAGATGTAACAAACAGTGAGTTGGCAAGGGCATTCGGTGCAGATTTGATTTTATTAAACGGATTGGATGTATATAATCCTGTTATTGCATCATTACCTGAAAGCGATGAACCTATAAAATTATTGAAAAAACTTACAGGAAGACCTGTAGGACTGAATTTGGAGCCTGTGGATTTGAATGCCGATATGTTGGAAAATCTTGAGATTATTCCCGAAGGAAGAATGTGTTCGGAAAAAACATTGAAAAAAGCTTCTGAAATGGGATTTGATTTCGTGTGTCTGACAGGAAATCCCGGAACCGGAGTTACAAATAAAGAAACTGTAAACGGAATAAAACTGGCTAAAAAATACTTTGACGGTATGATAATAGCAGGAAAAATGCACGGTGCAGGAGTAAATGAGCGTATAGTAAATTTAGATGTAATAAAACAGTTTTTGGAAAGCGGAGCGGATGTTATTATGCTCCCTGCGGTAGGAACTATACCCGGATTTACTCATGATGAAATGATAGAAGCCGTAAAATATATAAAAGAAAACGGAGGGCTTGTAATGTCTGCAATAGGTACAAGTCAGGAAAGCTCCACAAGAGAAACAATAAGAGAAATAGCAATATTGAATAAAATTGCAGGAGTAGATATTCAACATATAGGAGATGCAGGTTATGCAGGAGTTGCTCCTTATGAAAATATAATGGAGCTGTCTATAGCAATAAGAGGTGTAAGACACACAATAAGAATGATAGCAGCTTCAAATGACAGATAA
- a CDS encoding replication initiation protein — translation MKDIYFSQNIINTVKNDINLNFSKKMSKKERLFLKLLFFKIISNSKSLNKLEIEINEMILTLQLSSIDEFENFLKILAEKRIIFEIPTKSGKYSGSFSLISSFILSMNFCQIFFTEEFKYCFSNQKNIFSLLEIEKFIFMEDTFSFNLYNSIIKMSDNKKEFNLPLSSLKRYLNSDDKYKRFFDFEKHILKKAVFDINTFTDFNIEYKKIKSGTKASNKIVSINFKIRKSKQIPILYDDTIYKMIETIKDKIENHEKIYNLLLLYSIKRGHKYVYDNIEYLKNDSSENFERKLKRALLLDLATNKLKLYISINEFVKSPTKLYNILVQNINLIKTYYPKIDIPEYTTGLTNLRNVSFLEDQEIFELSNNEIELYIKYYSKKKSVIKIYLSNNIIKIIRKAKQNDDSDI, via the coding sequence GTGAAAGACATCTATTTTTCTCAAAACATTATAAATACTGTAAAAAATGATATTAATCTTAATTTTTCCAAAAAAATGTCAAAAAAGGAAAGATTATTTTTAAAATTACTTTTTTTTAAAATTATTTCCAATTCAAAATCGCTAAATAAATTAGAAATTGAAATTAATGAAATGATTCTTACTCTTCAATTATCTTCTATTGATGAATTTGAAAATTTTCTAAAGATTTTAGCTGAAAAACGTATTATTTTTGAAATACCGACAAAATCCGGAAAATACTCAGGTTCTTTTTCTTTAATTTCTTCTTTTATTTTAAGTATGAATTTCTGCCAAATTTTTTTCACTGAAGAATTTAAATATTGTTTTTCCAATCAAAAAAATATATTTTCTCTTTTGGAAATTGAAAAATTTATTTTTATGGAAGACACTTTTTCATTTAATCTCTACAATAGTATAATAAAAATGTCGGATAATAAAAAAGAATTTAACTTACCGCTGAGCTCTTTAAAAAGATATTTGAATTCTGATGATAAGTATAAAAGATTTTTTGACTTTGAAAAACATATTTTAAAAAAAGCAGTTTTTGATATTAACACTTTTACTGATTTTAATATAGAATATAAAAAAATTAAATCAGGTACAAAGGCAAGTAATAAAATTGTTTCCATTAATTTTAAAATAAGAAAATCTAAACAAATTCCTATTTTATATGATGATACCATTTATAAAATGATTGAAACTATTAAAGATAAAATCGAGAATCATGAAAAAATATATAATCTTTTGCTTTTATATTCAATTAAACGGGGACATAAATATGTTTATGATAATATAGAATACCTAAAAAATGATTCTTCCGAAAATTTTGAAAGAAAATTGAAGAGAGCTCTTTTACTTGATTTGGCAACAAATAAATTGAAACTCTATATCAGCATAAATGAATTTGTAAAATCCCCTACTAAATTATACAATATTCTTGTACAAAATATAAACCTTATAAAAACATATTATCCTAAAATTGATATCCCGGAATATACCACAGGACTTACAAATTTAAGAAATGTCAGTTTTTTAGAAGATCAGGAAATATTTGAACTTTCCAATAATGAAATAGAATTATATATAAAATATTACTCAAAGAAAAAATCTGTTATTAAAATCTATTTATCAAATAATATTATAAAAATAATTAGAAAAGCAAAACAAAATGATGATAGCGATATTTAA
- a CDS encoding replication initiation protein — translation MNEIYFSEIYTNIGQKNIKLEFSKKITKNEKTFLKSIFFKIISDFSLLENMKISLEELGNNPELSSIDDYSLFTKNLSEKRIFFSVSSSSEKYEGSFGIISSFIFNTDSILLFFTEEFKSCFSNKKNFFSLLEIEKFIFMSESFSFSLYSNILKNFENSKEIIFPISSLKMYLNSDNKYSRFFDFEKYILKKAVSDINIFTTFNISYKKIKEGTKLTNKITSIAFFVEKSKHMNTSQDNTVYKMMELVKDRIKNPEKIYQLFLLYIAKRGYKYVYENIKYLKHTSSENFDKKLRKALLLDLASNSLKLYISINKSVDSSIVLFSILSRNINDIKRYFPKIEKLLQTSELKNINSISYFKDGNIFEFVNEDIEIYVEYYINKPSLIKIYLPDNIIKKLEKNKPRLRS, via the coding sequence ATGAATGAAATATATTTTTCAGAAATATACACAAATATTGGACAAAAGAATATTAAACTCGAATTTTCCAAAAAAATAACAAAAAATGAAAAAACCTTCCTGAAATCAATTTTTTTTAAAATTATTTCAGACTTTTCTCTTTTGGAAAATATGAAAATATCACTTGAAGAACTTGGAAATAATCCTGAACTTTCTTCTATTGATGATTACTCTTTATTTACTAAAAATTTATCCGAAAAGCGGATATTTTTTTCAGTTTCTTCTTCATCCGAAAAATACGAAGGTTCATTCGGAATTATTTCTTCTTTTATTTTCAACACCGATTCTATCCTTCTGTTTTTTACCGAAGAATTTAAGTCCTGTTTTTCAAATAAGAAAAATTTTTTTTCACTTTTGGAAATTGAAAAATTTATTTTTATGTCCGAATCTTTTTCTTTCAGTCTGTATTCAAATATATTAAAAAATTTTGAAAACAGTAAAGAAATTATTTTTCCTATCTCATCTTTGAAAATGTATTTGAACTCAGATAATAAATACAGCAGATTTTTTGATTTTGAGAAATATATTTTAAAAAAAGCGGTTTCCGATATAAATATATTCACAACTTTCAATATTTCATATAAAAAAATAAAAGAAGGAACAAAATTAACAAATAAAATTACTTCTATTGCTTTTTTTGTTGAAAAATCAAAACATATGAATACTTCCCAGGATAATACTGTTTACAAAATGATGGAACTTGTAAAAGATCGCATTAAAAATCCTGAAAAAATTTATCAGTTATTTTTACTATATATCGCAAAAAGAGGCTATAAATATGTTTACGAAAATATAAAATATCTGAAGCATACCTCCTCTGAAAATTTTGATAAAAAATTAAGAAAAGCTCTATTACTGGATTTAGCTTCAAACAGTCTTAAATTATACATCAGTATAAATAAATCTGTAGACTCTTCCATAGTATTATTTTCCATTCTCAGTCGGAATATAAATGACATTAAAAGGTATTTTCCTAAAATCGAAAAATTGCTGCAAACTTCAGAATTAAAAAATATTAACTCTATCAGTTATTTTAAAGACGGCAATATTTTTGAATTTGTAAACGAAGATATCGAAATTTATGTCGAATACTATATTAATAAGCCTTCTTTAATCAAAATATATTTACCTGATAACATAATCAAAAAACTTGAAAAAAATAAGCCGAGACTGAGAAGTTAG
- a CDS encoding PTS sugar transporter subunit IIB → MKKFYLFCAAGMSTSLVAKKMQDVADSHKLPIEVKAFPDHKLDIIVEELHPDVILLGPQVKFKYEETREKYEPKGIPVTVIDLNDYGNVDGERILKRAIKILKEKESK, encoded by the coding sequence ATGAAAAAATTTTATTTGTTCTGTGCAGCAGGAATGTCAACAAGTCTGGTTGCAAAGAAAATGCAGGATGTAGCGGACAGTCATAAACTTCCGATTGAAGTTAAGGCTTTTCCTGATCATAAATTAGATATCATTGTTGAGGAACTTCATCCTGATGTTATTTTATTAGGACCGCAGGTGAAATTTAAGTATGAAGAAACAAGAGAAAAATATGAACCTAAGGGAATACCTGTAACAGTTATAGATTTAAATGATTATGGTAATGTTGATGGCGAACGTATTTTGAAAAGAGCAATAAAAATTTTAAAAGAGAAGGAGAGTAAATAA